A genomic segment from Nitrospira sp. encodes:
- a CDS encoding Signal transduction histidine kinase CheA — MSSDFDRDQLVAIFVAEAGDDMGRFWKALHPEGKSYPKPEEVAEYHAVGHKLKGAALLYGFPGLGSLGALLEETLERTYDISAERWPAILLLIREVVASFRSQVEQIGRGGSENPSVVEEFVRRCAELMPADPSDVSVSVDATMDGSTDDYFIPNLDREVLSYFSPEAEEYLRTIQMLLQRLETDLQDPEAVHQLYRVAHTLKGSAHTVGFQVVGDVAHPIETCMVAVREGRAVIAPHWITAIRQALQVIRSLMERDSRHLSRLKREVPHIKALLLELEEGVNHVETDTAAPACLETTTLQDVTVAATSAKNSAVQPVSETRADVLAEGYLIPTLDPEVMSYFSPEAQEYLETLEAHLLRVDRETANPETIHELFRTAHTLKGSAYTVGFQAIGDLTHHIEDFMGAVREGQLHLLPGHTDVLLRAIDIIRSLMRRDPSTLGHMRQRFSASLEELKQLGHVQPGPCATPSVVPSPSETVGMENVPEAVGAEPVKSGDGKTAEEREVIRVSRDRLERLLNLVGELVIDRGRLEQRLRTLDQLASQVLANKNRLIDVVRTFEDKHTFSFQPSPKSSGETVPKPFHGVSDFGSLEFDKYDDFNILARRISEVTADITESMSQLSGSIHRAQDDMGQLQQLTLGMRDEIARARMVPIGTPFTRFRRAAREMARATGKDVNLVTSGEHTEIDTGVVERLVDPLVHLVRNAVYHGIEPADTRLSQGKPAAGTVYLHAAHRGNSVILEVEDDGAGLDIAKIKAKAVKLGLVKPDVAAFLPESEVIKFIFLPGFSTADTVGDQAGRGVGMDVVKRAIETMNGHIEVESVRGQGTKFTMHLPLTLLIATALLVRVEKDRYAIPLPSVREVTMSVASSIQHLGGRSVMQIGDEAIEVFPLGALIRRESGLVDRSTPVVVVRTSAGPLGCAVDELLGRQEIVIKSLGALKPYERSVFGGATIDPEGRVVLVLDVSRLAVREYHHALSTGADDAVSSIQDEPIQPISAQSVSKQLPLLLIDDSLSIRKFVGRMLEAAGYTVETAVDGEEGCRKASIQNYRLIITDLEMPKLNGYEVIQALRARPQTRETPILVMTTRAGEKHRQMAVNVGASGYIAKPVEERALIQEVQRWTGHETGVRK, encoded by the coding sequence ATGAGTTCTGATTTTGATCGCGACCAGCTGGTGGCCATTTTCGTCGCCGAGGCCGGCGACGATATGGGACGGTTCTGGAAGGCTTTGCACCCGGAGGGAAAATCCTATCCGAAACCGGAGGAAGTGGCCGAGTACCATGCCGTCGGACATAAGCTGAAGGGGGCGGCGCTTCTCTATGGATTTCCTGGCCTCGGCAGCCTTGGGGCGTTGCTTGAGGAGACGCTGGAACGGACGTACGACATTTCCGCTGAGCGATGGCCGGCGATCCTCTTGCTGATTCGGGAAGTCGTGGCATCCTTCCGAAGCCAGGTCGAGCAGATCGGACGGGGCGGGAGCGAGAATCCGTCGGTCGTCGAAGAGTTCGTCCGGCGCTGTGCCGAATTGATGCCGGCTGATCCCAGTGACGTCTCCGTAAGTGTCGACGCGACTATGGATGGATCGACGGACGACTATTTCATTCCCAACCTGGACCGCGAAGTCCTGTCCTATTTTTCTCCCGAGGCGGAAGAATATCTCCGCACCATCCAGATGCTGCTTCAGCGGCTGGAAACCGATCTACAGGATCCTGAGGCCGTCCATCAGTTATATCGAGTGGCTCACACTCTGAAAGGGTCGGCCCATACCGTCGGGTTTCAGGTGGTCGGCGATGTCGCCCATCCGATCGAAACCTGCATGGTTGCGGTTCGAGAAGGGCGCGCGGTCATCGCCCCCCATTGGATAACGGCTATTCGGCAGGCGCTTCAGGTCATCCGTTCCCTTATGGAGCGAGATTCTCGACACCTGTCCCGCTTGAAGCGCGAGGTTCCACACATCAAGGCGCTGCTACTGGAGTTGGAAGAAGGAGTGAATCACGTTGAGACTGACACAGCCGCGCCTGCTTGCCTTGAGACGACAACGCTGCAGGACGTGACGGTCGCTGCGACGTCTGCCAAAAACTCAGCGGTTCAGCCAGTGAGCGAGACTCGGGCCGATGTGCTTGCAGAAGGGTATCTGATCCCGACGCTCGACCCCGAGGTGATGTCTTATTTTTCTCCAGAAGCTCAGGAGTATTTGGAAACCCTTGAGGCTCACCTGTTGCGTGTGGACAGGGAAACCGCAAATCCTGAAACCATTCATGAACTTTTTCGCACGGCCCATACGCTCAAAGGGTCGGCCTATACCGTGGGGTTCCAGGCTATCGGGGACCTGACGCATCACATTGAGGATTTTATGGGAGCAGTCCGTGAGGGACAGCTCCATCTCCTCCCTGGGCATACGGACGTGTTGCTGCGGGCGATCGATATCATTCGGAGCTTGATGCGACGCGATCCTTCCACGCTGGGGCACATGAGACAACGGTTTTCCGCTTCACTGGAAGAGCTGAAGCAACTGGGGCATGTCCAGCCAGGACCCTGTGCGACACCCTCTGTCGTGCCGTCACCCTCGGAAACCGTTGGGATGGAAAATGTGCCGGAAGCGGTCGGAGCCGAACCGGTGAAGAGCGGCGACGGAAAAACCGCTGAGGAACGGGAGGTGATCCGTGTCAGTCGTGATCGCTTGGAACGTCTCCTGAATCTGGTCGGCGAACTGGTGATCGATCGTGGGCGCCTCGAACAGCGATTGCGGACGCTGGATCAACTGGCCTCCCAAGTGTTGGCCAACAAGAATCGATTGATCGACGTCGTTCGGACGTTTGAGGACAAACATACCTTCTCCTTTCAGCCGTCACCCAAGTCGTCGGGCGAGACGGTGCCGAAGCCCTTTCACGGCGTCAGTGATTTTGGGAGTTTGGAATTCGACAAATACGACGACTTCAACATCCTGGCTCGGCGAATCAGCGAAGTCACGGCGGATATCACCGAATCCATGTCACAGTTGAGCGGGTCGATCCACCGTGCACAGGACGACATGGGGCAGTTGCAGCAGTTGACGCTGGGGATGCGCGACGAAATCGCCCGGGCTCGAATGGTGCCGATCGGAACGCCCTTTACCAGGTTCCGCCGTGCGGCGCGTGAAATGGCACGCGCCACCGGCAAGGACGTCAATTTGGTGACCTCCGGCGAACATACCGAAATCGACACCGGCGTCGTCGAGCGTCTCGTCGATCCGCTCGTCCACCTGGTGAGGAACGCGGTCTACCACGGGATCGAGCCGGCCGACACCCGTCTCAGCCAAGGCAAACCAGCGGCCGGTACGGTCTATCTCCACGCGGCGCATCGGGGAAATTCGGTGATCCTCGAAGTCGAGGACGATGGCGCGGGCCTCGATATTGCGAAGATCAAGGCGAAGGCGGTCAAGTTGGGCCTTGTCAAACCGGACGTCGCCGCGTTCCTCCCTGAAAGTGAAGTCATCAAGTTCATCTTCCTTCCCGGTTTTTCCACTGCTGATACTGTCGGCGATCAAGCTGGCCGAGGGGTCGGCATGGACGTAGTCAAACGAGCCATCGAGACCATGAACGGTCACATCGAAGTGGAATCGGTGCGCGGGCAGGGCACGAAGTTTACGATGCATCTCCCGCTCACCCTCTTGATTGCGACCGCGCTGCTCGTCCGTGTCGAGAAGGACCGATATGCGATCCCTCTCCCCAGTGTACGCGAAGTGACGATGTCGGTCGCTTCCTCGATCCAGCACCTGGGCGGTCGGTCGGTGATGCAGATCGGTGATGAGGCCATTGAGGTGTTTCCGCTCGGCGCCCTCATTCGCCGGGAATCGGGCCTCGTTGATCGTTCCACCCCCGTGGTCGTCGTCAGAACCTCCGCTGGTCCGCTCGGTTGTGCCGTGGACGAACTGTTGGGTCGGCAAGAAATCGTCATCAAGTCCCTGGGGGCGCTGAAACCCTATGAACGTTCCGTATTCGGAGGCGCCACCATCGATCCCGAGGGACGGGTTGTCCTGGTCCTGGATGTCAGTCGGCTGGCGGTACGCGAATATCACCATGCGCTGTCGACTGGGGCTGACGATGCCGTCTCGTCTATACAGGATGAACCGATTCAGCCTATCTCGGCGCAGTCTGTATCCAAACAGCTTCCCCTTTTGTTGATCGATGACTCGCTCAGTATCAGGAAATTCGTCGGACGCATGCTTGAGGCTGCCGGCTATACGGTCGAAACGGCGGTAGACGGCGAGGAAGGGTGCCGCAAAGCATCGATACAGAACTATCGGCTCATTATCACCGATCTCGAAATGCCCAAGTTGAATGGGTATGAGGTGATCCAAGCACTTCGTGCGAGGCCTCAGACACGCGAGACACCGATCCTCGTGATGACCACGAGAGCCGGGGAAAAGCACCGCCAGATGGCCGTCAATGTGGGAGCGTCTGGTTATATCGCCAAACCGGTCGAAGAACGGGCCTTGATTCAAGAAGTGCAGCGGTGGACGGGCCACGAAACCGGCGTCAGAAAATAG